A region of Macaca thibetana thibetana isolate TM-01 chromosome 20, ASM2454274v1, whole genome shotgun sequence DNA encodes the following proteins:
- the UBFD1 gene encoding ubiquitin domain-containing protein UBFD1 isoform X1 encodes MAAAGAPDGMEEPGMDTEAETVATEAPARPLNCVEAEAAAGAAAEDSGAARGSLQPAPAQPPGDPAAQASVSNGEDAGGGAGRELVDLKIIWNKTKHDVKFPLDSTGSELKQKIHSITGLPPAMQKVMYKGLVPEDKTLREIKVTSGAKIMVVGSTINDVLAVNTPKDAAQQDAKAEENKKEPLCRQKQHRKVLDKGKPEDVMPSVKGAQERLPTVPLSGMYNKSGGKVRLTFKLEQDQLWIGTKERTEKLPMGSIKNVVSEPIEGHEDYHMMAFQLGPTEASYYWVYWVPTQYVDAIKDTVLGKWQYF; translated from the exons ATGGCGGCGGCCGGGGCCCCGGATG GCATGGAGGAACCTGGCATGGACACGGAGGCCGAGACCGTGGCGACTGAGGCGCCCGCGCGGCCCCTCAACTGCGTGGAGGCTGAAGccgcggcgggggcggcggccgAGGACTCCGGCGCCGCACGAGGTAGCCTGCAGCCGGCCCCGGCCCAGCCCCCTGGGGACCCCGCAGCCCAGGCCTCGGTCAGCAACGGCGAAGACGCGGGCGGCGGCGCGGGCAGGGAGCTGGTGGACTTGAAGATCATCTGGAACAAGACCAAGCATGACGTGAAGTTCCCCCTGGACAGCACAGGCTCCGAGCTGAAACAGAAGATCCACTCGATTACAG GTCTCCCGCCTGCCATGCAGAAAGTCATGTATAAGGGACTCGTCCCCGAGGATAAAACATTGAGAGAAATAAAAGTGACCAGTGGGGCCAAGATCATGGTGGTTGGCTCCACCATCAATGATGTTTTAGCAGTAAACACACCCAAAGATGCTGCGCAGCAGGATGCAAAGGCCGAAGAGAACAAGAAGGAGCCTCTCTGCAGGCAGAAA CAACACAGGAAAGTGTTGGATAAAGGAAAACCCGAAGATGTGATGCCATCTGTTAAGGGTGCCCAG GAACGCCTGCCAACGGTACCGCTGTCCGGCATGTACAATAAGTCCGGAGGAAAAGTGAGACTCACCTTTAAACTAGAACAAGACCAGCTGTGGATTGGCACTAAAG AGCGGACTGAGAAATTGCCCATGGGCTCCATAAAAAATGTGGTCAGTGAACCTATCGAAGGACATGAAGACTACCACATGATG gCATTTCAGTTGGGACCCACGGAAGCCTCTTACTACTGGGTGTACTGGGTTCCAACTCAATATGTGGATGCAATCAAAGACACTGTGCTGGGGAAATGGCAGTATTTTTGA
- the UBFD1 gene encoding ubiquitin domain-containing protein UBFD1 isoform X2, which translates to MAAAGAPDGMEEPGMDTEAETVATEAPARPLNCVEAEAAAGAAAEDSGAARGSLQPAPAQPPGDPAAQASVSNGEDAGGGAGRELVDLKIIWNKTKHDVKFPLDSTGSELKQKIHSITGLPPAMQKVMYKGLVPEDKTLREIKVTSGAKIMVVGSTINDVLAVNTPKDAAQQDAKAEENKKEPLCRQKQHRKVLDKGKPEDVMPSVKGAQERLPTVPLSGMYNKSGGKVRLTFKLEQDQLWIGTKDSWREPNMPKSPVSGQH; encoded by the exons ATGGCGGCGGCCGGGGCCCCGGATG GCATGGAGGAACCTGGCATGGACACGGAGGCCGAGACCGTGGCGACTGAGGCGCCCGCGCGGCCCCTCAACTGCGTGGAGGCTGAAGccgcggcgggggcggcggccgAGGACTCCGGCGCCGCACGAGGTAGCCTGCAGCCGGCCCCGGCCCAGCCCCCTGGGGACCCCGCAGCCCAGGCCTCGGTCAGCAACGGCGAAGACGCGGGCGGCGGCGCGGGCAGGGAGCTGGTGGACTTGAAGATCATCTGGAACAAGACCAAGCATGACGTGAAGTTCCCCCTGGACAGCACAGGCTCCGAGCTGAAACAGAAGATCCACTCGATTACAG GTCTCCCGCCTGCCATGCAGAAAGTCATGTATAAGGGACTCGTCCCCGAGGATAAAACATTGAGAGAAATAAAAGTGACCAGTGGGGCCAAGATCATGGTGGTTGGCTCCACCATCAATGATGTTTTAGCAGTAAACACACCCAAAGATGCTGCGCAGCAGGATGCAAAGGCCGAAGAGAACAAGAAGGAGCCTCTCTGCAGGCAGAAA CAACACAGGAAAGTGTTGGATAAAGGAAAACCCGAAGATGTGATGCCATCTGTTAAGGGTGCCCAG GAACGCCTGCCAACGGTACCGCTGTCCGGCATGTACAATAAGTCCGGAGGAAAAGTGAGACTCACCTTTAAACTAGAACAAGACCAGCTGTGGATTGGCACTAAAG ATTCCTGGAGGGAACCGAACATGCCTAAATCACCTGTTTCTGGCCAGCACT AG